The following are from one region of the Rattus rattus isolate New Zealand chromosome 13, Rrattus_CSIRO_v1, whole genome shotgun sequence genome:
- the Rwdd4 gene encoding RWD domain-containing protein 4 isoform X1: MGANEDQEMELEALRSIYEGDESFRELSPVSFQYRIGEDGDPKAFLIEISWTETYPQTPPVISMNAFFNNTISSAVKQSILAKLQEAVEVNLGTAMTYTLFEYAKDNKEQFMENHHPGSSTTPIANIISVEAPSAAPSSKKKDKKEQLSKAQKRKLADKTDHKGELPRGWNWVDVVKHLSKSGSKDDE, from the exons ATGGGTGCCAACGAGGATCAGGAG atggaACTAGAAGCTTTACGATCTATTTATGAAGGAGATGAAAGTTTCCGGGAATTAAGTCCAGTTTCATTTCAATATAGG ATAGGTGAAGACGGCGATCCCAAAGCCTTTCTAATAGAGATCTCCTGGACAGAGACATACCCCCAGACGCCTCCGGTCATCTCTATGAACGCCTTTTTTAACAACACCAT CTCCTCGGCTGTGAAGCAGAGTATCTTAGCCAAGCTACAGGAAGCAGTAGAAGTGAATCTCGGCACGGCCATGACCTACACGCTGTTCGAGTATGCTAAAGACAATAAAGAGCAGTTCATGGAGAACCATCATCCCGGAAGTTCCACA ACGCCTATAGCCAATATCATCTCGGTTGAAGCTCCCAGCGCAGCCCCATCAAGTaagaaaaaggacaagaaagaacAGCTTTCCAAAGCTCAGAAGCGCAAGCTGGCAGATAAAACAG ATCACAAAGGGGAACTCCCTCGAGGCTGGAACTGGGTTGACGTCGTGAAG CAT
- the Rwdd4 gene encoding RWD domain-containing protein 4 isoform X2, which translates to MNAFFNNTISSAVKQSILAKLQEAVEVNLGTAMTYTLFEYAKDNKEQFMENHHPGSSTTPIANIISVEAPSAAPSSKKKDKKEQLSKAQKRKLADKTDHKGELPRGWNWVDVVKHLSKSGSKDDE; encoded by the exons ATGAACGCCTTTTTTAACAACACCAT CTCCTCGGCTGTGAAGCAGAGTATCTTAGCCAAGCTACAGGAAGCAGTAGAAGTGAATCTCGGCACGGCCATGACCTACACGCTGTTCGAGTATGCTAAAGACAATAAAGAGCAGTTCATGGAGAACCATCATCCCGGAAGTTCCACA ACGCCTATAGCCAATATCATCTCGGTTGAAGCTCCCAGCGCAGCCCCATCAAGTaagaaaaaggacaagaaagaacAGCTTTCCAAAGCTCAGAAGCGCAAGCTGGCAGATAAAACAG ATCACAAAGGGGAACTCCCTCGAGGCTGGAACTGGGTTGACGTCGTGAAG CAT